The following DNA comes from bacterium.
CCGCGCCTATCTCGAGGCGGGGGCGGACATCATCGAGACCAATTCGTTCAATTCCACCGCGATCTCCCAGGCGGACTACCAGCTCGAAGATCAGGTTTATGATCTCAATTTCGCCGCGGCGCGGCTCGCCCGCGAGGCGGCCGATGAATTCGAGGCGGGTGGCTCCGCCCAGGTCCGTTTCGTCGCCGGCGTCCTCGGCCCCACCAACCGGACCGCCTCCCTCTCGCCCGATGTGAACGATCCGGGCTTCCGGAACATCACCTTCGATGCGCTGGTGGAAGCCTACACCGAATCCATCCGCGGCCTCCTCGACGGCGGTTCCGACTTGCTCCTCGTCGAGACGATCTTCGACACGCTGAACTGCAAGGCCGCCCTGTTCGCCATCGAGCAATATTTCGAGGAGAACGGCGTTCGCACCCCCGTCATGATCTCGGGAACCATCACCGACGCCAGCGGCCGTACCCTCTCGGGACAAACCACCGAGGCGTTCTGGAACTCGATCTCCTTCGCGAAGCCGATTTGCGTCGGCCTCAACTGCGCGCTCGGGGCGGCCGAACTCCGCCAGTACGTCGAGGAGCTTTCCCGTGTCGCCGACACCTATGTCAGCGTTCACCCGAATGCGGGGCTTCCGAACGAATTCGGCGAGTACGACGACACCCCCGAATACATGGCCGGGATCATGGAGGAGTTCGCCCAGAGCGGGTTTCTGAACGTTGCGGGCGGCTGCTGCGGGACGACGCCGGCCCACATCAAGGCCATCGCGGAGGTGATGCGGAAGGCCGCTCCCCGGAAGATTCCCGAGGTTCCGCGCAGGTGCCGCCTCAGCGGCCTCGAGCCCCTGAACATCGGTCCCGGGATGAACTTCGTGAACATCGGAGAGCGGACCAACGTCGCGGGCTCGGCCCGTTTCGCCAAGCTCATCCGGGAGGAGGCCTACGAGAAAGCGCTCGAGGTGGCCCGCCATCAGGTGGAGAACGGCGCCCAGATCATCGACGTGAACATGGACGAGGGCATGCTGGACTCAGTTCACGCGATGACGACCTTCCTGCGCCTCATCGCCGTTGAGCCCGACATCAGCCGCGTTCCCATTATGATCGACTCCTCGAAGTGGGAGGTGCTCGAGGCGGGCCTCAAGTGTGTCCAGGGCAAGGGCATCGTCAACTCCATCAGCCTCAAGGAGGGGGAGGGCCCTTTTCTTGAGCAGGCCCGGCGGGTGCACCGCTACGGCGCGGCGGTGCTCGTCATGGCCTTCGACGAGGAGGGCCAGGCGGAAACCGCCGAGCGCAAGGCGGAGATCTGCACGCGGGCCTATCGCCTTTTGATCGAGAAAGCGGGTTTTGAGCCGCAGGACATCATCTTCGATCCCAATATTTTCGCGGTGGCGACCGGCATCGAAGCGCACAACGGCTATGCGTGCGCCTATTTCGAGGCGATCCGGCAGATCAAGGAAAACCTGCCCCACGCCCTGATCAGCGGCGGGGTCAGCAACGTGTCGTTCTCCTTTCGGGGCAACGACCCGGTGCGCGAGGCGATGCACTCGGCCTTTCTCTATCACGCCATCCGCGCCGGCATGGACATGGGCATCGTGAATGCCGCCCAGCTGACGGTCTATGAGCAGATTCCCGCCGATCTGCTCGAACGCATCGAGGATGTGATTCTGAACCGCCGCCCGGACGCCACCGACCGGCTCCTCGAGGTGGCCGATTCGGTCAAGGGCCAGGTGCATGAGAAAAGAGAGGATTTGAGCTGGCGGGACTTCCCGGTGGGAACGCGCCTCGCCCAAGCCCTCGTCAAGGGGATTGCCGAATATATCACCCAGGACACCGAGGAAGCGCGTCAGCAGGCGAAGCGGGCGATCGAGGTTATCGAGGGTCCCTTGATGGACGGCATGAACATCGTCGGCGATCTGTTCGGCTCGGGCCAGATGTTTCTTCCGCAGGTGGTCAAGAGCGCCCGCGTGATGAAGGCGGCGGTCGCGCATCTGATCCCCTTCATCGAGGCCGAGAAAGCCGACGGCGAAGGAAGCAGCAGCAACGGGAAAGTCGTCATCGCGACGGTCAAGGGCGATGTCCACGACATCGGGAAAAACATCGTTGCCGTGGTGCTCCAGTGCAACAACTACGAAGTGATCGACATGGGCGTCATGGTGCCTGCCGCCGATATTCTGAAAAAGGCGAAAGAGGTAGGCGCCGACATCATCGGCCTGAGCGGCCTGATCACGCCCTCGCTCGAGGAGATGGCGCACGTGGCGGGCGAGATGGAGCGCGAGGGCTTTCAGGTGCCGCTCCTCATCGGAGGCGCCACGACCTCGCGCGTTCACACGGCGGTAAAGATTGAGCCTCGCTACAGCGGGCCGACGATTTATGTGCTCGACGCCTCGCGGAGCGTCGGGGTGGTTGGGAATCTGATGGCGCCCGGGCAGCGGGAGGCTTTCACCGAGCAGGTGCGGGCGGAGTATGCGGGGTTACGGGAAAATCACGAGGGCCGCCGGAAACGCTCCCAGATGTGCACGCTCGAGGAGGCCCGTG
Coding sequences within:
- the metH gene encoding methionine synthase is translated as MVTAEKTTQGQRTAMLPPLLQSRILILDGAMGTMIQARGLDERDFRGERFADHPCSLKGNNDLLCLTQPQIIKDIHRAYLEAGADIIETNSFNSTAISQADYQLEDQVYDLNFAAARLAREAADEFEAGGSAQVRFVAGVLGPTNRTASLSPDVNDPGFRNITFDALVEAYTESIRGLLDGGSDLLLVETIFDTLNCKAALFAIEQYFEENGVRTPVMISGTITDASGRTLSGQTTEAFWNSISFAKPICVGLNCALGAAELRQYVEELSRVADTYVSVHPNAGLPNEFGEYDDTPEYMAGIMEEFAQSGFLNVAGGCCGTTPAHIKAIAEVMRKAAPRKIPEVPRRCRLSGLEPLNIGPGMNFVNIGERTNVAGSARFAKLIREEAYEKALEVARHQVENGAQIIDVNMDEGMLDSVHAMTTFLRLIAVEPDISRVPIMIDSSKWEVLEAGLKCVQGKGIVNSISLKEGEGPFLEQARRVHRYGAAVLVMAFDEEGQAETAERKAEICTRAYRLLIEKAGFEPQDIIFDPNIFAVATGIEAHNGYACAYFEAIRQIKENLPHALISGGVSNVSFSFRGNDPVREAMHSAFLYHAIRAGMDMGIVNAAQLTVYEQIPADLLERIEDVILNRRPDATDRLLEVADSVKGQVHEKREDLSWRDFPVGTRLAQALVKGIAEYITQDTEEARQQAKRAIEVIEGPLMDGMNIVGDLFGSGQMFLPQVVKSARVMKAAVAHLIPFIEAEKADGEGSSSNGKVVIATVKGDVHDIGKNIVAVVLQCNNYEVIDMGVMVPAADILKKAKEVGADIIGLSGLITPSLEEMAHVAGEMEREGFQVPLLIGGATTSRVHTAVKIEPRYSGPTIYVLDASRSVGVVGNLMAPGQREAFTEQVRAEYAGLRENHEGRRKRSQMCTLEEARANRFEADWEKTPPPRPRLIGEEVFEDYPLDELRDRIDWTPFFSTWELAGTFPKILEDKNVGEAARSLYEDALSMLEDIVERKLLKARGVIAILPAARSGSDDVDVFTSGSKDEIALRVHFLRQQIKKAPGTPNFCLADFIAPPGSGVGDYLGFFAVTAGIGLGALVSEYEKKNDDYSAIMAKALADRLAEAFAERLHERVRKEFWGYAPGEALDSALLIQERYRGIRPAPGYPACPDHTEKGPLFALLRPEERAAIRLTESFAMMPAASVSGYYFSHPAARYFGVGKVGKDQVADYARRKEILLAEAEKWLAPNLGYDPRAEEADKSPA